The stretch of DNA AGCTGATCCTAAGTAACCCTTAATCTGTAATTTTTACTAAATATGATTACCACAGAGCTAACTGATATAAAATCGAAAGTAATAGCATGGTTTGAGTCTTTGCCTGTTGATCTGGCAAATGCAGAACAGCGTAAAACTGCTTTGTCTAATTTTCTGGAAGGAGGCTTCCCTACTATTAAAAATGAGGATTGGAAATACACGAGCGTCAACAAAATTGTAAACATTCCGTACGAGCTCACAACAACTTCAACTGGTAGTTTTACACAAAAAGAGCTGTCGCAGTTTCCGTTTACTAACCTTGATGTCTACTACCAAGTATTTATCAATGGTCATTATAATGCCCGGCTTTCCAACTTTCCTAGCACAGAGAACGGACTTACTATTTCTCATTTAAGTGATCCTGCAGCAAAGGAACTAGCAAACAAATATTTCAATACGGTGGCCAAAAATGATTCAGGTTTTGCATCACTTAACACCGCATTGACTACCGATGGTACCCTTATCCATCTTTCACCGGGAAAGAATTTAGACAAGCCTTTATTCCTGGTATTTATTGCCGATTCAAGGATTGAAACGCCCTTAATTCAGCCTAGAAATATAATTGTGGCCGAAAAAAATAATGAGCTGCAACTGGTTGAACTCTTTCTATCCATAGGCGAAAATCAAAGCCTGACCAATTCGATAACCGAAGTTCTTTGTGGAGAAAATGCACATATCGACTACACAAAAATTCATCTGGAGGGTGACAATAATTATCATGTTGCTACCACTCAA from Solitalea canadensis DSM 3403 encodes:
- the sufD gene encoding Fe-S cluster assembly protein SufD, with protein sequence MITTELTDIKSKVIAWFESLPVDLANAEQRKTALSNFLEGGFPTIKNEDWKYTSVNKIVNIPYELTTTSTGSFTQKELSQFPFTNLDVYYQVFINGHYNARLSNFPSTENGLTISHLSDPAAKELANKYFNTVAKNDSGFASLNTALTTDGTLIHLSPGKNLDKPLFLVFIADSRIETPLIQPRNIIVAEKNNELQLVELFLSIGENQSLTNSITEVLCGENAHIDYTKIHLEGDNNYHVATTQFELLRDASVSSHTLSIDGGFIRNNLNFVLKDKNCNVLLNGIYLPNRQQFMDNHTLVDHASPECYSNELYKGIVNDSGTAVFNGKIMVRRDAQKTNAYQRNMNMLLSTEGSVNTKPQLEIFADDVRCTHGATTGQIDEEAVFYLRSRGLSAENAKTLLMNAFADEIIEHLKVEDIKKKLKKLISAKLTQ